A single window of Cottoperca gobio chromosome 9, fCotGob3.1, whole genome shotgun sequence DNA harbors:
- the coq5 gene encoding 2-methoxy-6-polyprenyl-1,4-benzoquinol methylase, mitochondrial isoform X1 has protein sequence MTTDRRTVAQLGNMAASMRLLFRRVIRLSHRSIDVTAAGVSGRSGCCWGPCTCRCFSDAAGDRSTHFGFETVPETEKAKRVYKVFENVAQKYDTMNDAMSLGIHRLWKDMLLHAMHPQPGVRLLDVAGGTGDIAFRFLEYVRFQQERQKRRTVQSMQTPSWEDISNNYSTEDEDAPQESRAVVCDINKEMLRVGKQKADSMGTRAGLSWVVGDAEELPFDDDQFDIYTIAFGIRNVTHIDQALQEALRVLKPGGRFMCLEFSKVTNPVLARLYDAYSFQMIPVLGEVIAGDWKSYQYLVESIRKFPDQEEFKLMIEEAGFYCVKYYNLTGGVVALHSGFKL, from the exons ATGACGACAGACCGTCGCACAGTTGCACAGTTAGGTAACATGGCCGCATCCATGAGACTTCTGTTTCGGAGGGTGATCCGTCTTTCCCACAGAAGTATTGACGTTACCGCTGCTGGAGTTTCAGGCCGGTCAGGTTGCTGTTGGGGACCGTGTACCTGTCGTTGTTTTAGCGATGCCGCCGGAGACAGAAGTACCCATTTTGGTTTTGAAACTGtgccagagacagagaaggcCAAGAGAG TGTATAAGGTGTTTGAGAATGTGGCGCAGAAGTATGATACTATGAATGATGCCATGAGTCTGGGGATTCATCGACTGTGGAAGGACATGCTGCTGCACGCCATGCACCCACAGCCCGGGGTGCGACTCCTGGACGTGGCGGGCGGAACAG GTGACATTGCCTTCCGTTTCCTGGAGTACGTTCGTTTTCAGCAAGAGCGGCAGAAGCGGCGGACGGTGCAGTCCATGCAGACGCCATCGTGGGAGGACATTTCCAACAACTACTCCACAGAGGACGAGGACGCGCCCCAGGAATCCAGGGCCGTGGTCTGTGACATCAACAAGGAGATGCTGAGAGTGGGCAAGCAGAAAGCCGACAGCATGGGCACCAGGGCTG GTCTGTCGTGGGTGGTGGGGGACGCAGAGGAGCTGCCCTTTGATGACGACCAGTTTGATATTTATACCATCGCCTTTGGCATTCGGAACGTCACCCATATAGATCAG gcgCTGCAGGAGGCTCTGCGGGTGCTGAAGCCTGGTGGCAGGTTCATGTGCTTAGAGTTCAGCAAAGTGACAAATCCTGTATTGGCAAG GCTTTATGACGCATACAGTTTCCAGATGATCCCAGTTTTGGGAGAGGTGATTGCTGGAGACTGGAAGTCGTACCAGTATCTGGTAGAAAGCATCCGCAAGTTCCCGGACCAG gAGGAGTTTAAACTAATGATTGAGGAAGCAGGTTTCTACTGTGTGAAGTACTACAACCTCACCGGTGGAGTCGTGGCTCTTCACTCTGGTTTCAAGCTGTGA
- the coq5 gene encoding 2-methoxy-6-polyprenyl-1,4-benzoquinol methylase, mitochondrial isoform X2, with the protein MTTDRRTVAQLGNMAASMRLLFRRVIRLSHRSIDVTAAGVSGRSGCCWGPCTCRCFSDAAGDRSTHFGFETVPETEKAKRVYKVFENVAQKYDTMNDAMSLGIHRLWKDMLLHAMHPQPGVRLLDVAGGTGDIAFRFLEYVRFQQERQKRRTVQSMQTPSWEDISNNYSTEDEDAPQESRAVVCDINKEMLRVGKQKADSMGTRAGLSWVVGDAEELPFDDDQFDIYTIAFGIRNVTHIDQALQEALRVLKPGGRFMCLEFSKVTNPVLARLYDAYSFQMIPVLGEVIAGDWKSYQYLVESIRKFPDQILSRNLLAILRPFPYISLR; encoded by the exons ATGACGACAGACCGTCGCACAGTTGCACAGTTAGGTAACATGGCCGCATCCATGAGACTTCTGTTTCGGAGGGTGATCCGTCTTTCCCACAGAAGTATTGACGTTACCGCTGCTGGAGTTTCAGGCCGGTCAGGTTGCTGTTGGGGACCGTGTACCTGTCGTTGTTTTAGCGATGCCGCCGGAGACAGAAGTACCCATTTTGGTTTTGAAACTGtgccagagacagagaaggcCAAGAGAG TGTATAAGGTGTTTGAGAATGTGGCGCAGAAGTATGATACTATGAATGATGCCATGAGTCTGGGGATTCATCGACTGTGGAAGGACATGCTGCTGCACGCCATGCACCCACAGCCCGGGGTGCGACTCCTGGACGTGGCGGGCGGAACAG GTGACATTGCCTTCCGTTTCCTGGAGTACGTTCGTTTTCAGCAAGAGCGGCAGAAGCGGCGGACGGTGCAGTCCATGCAGACGCCATCGTGGGAGGACATTTCCAACAACTACTCCACAGAGGACGAGGACGCGCCCCAGGAATCCAGGGCCGTGGTCTGTGACATCAACAAGGAGATGCTGAGAGTGGGCAAGCAGAAAGCCGACAGCATGGGCACCAGGGCTG GTCTGTCGTGGGTGGTGGGGGACGCAGAGGAGCTGCCCTTTGATGACGACCAGTTTGATATTTATACCATCGCCTTTGGCATTCGGAACGTCACCCATATAGATCAG gcgCTGCAGGAGGCTCTGCGGGTGCTGAAGCCTGGTGGCAGGTTCATGTGCTTAGAGTTCAGCAAAGTGACAAATCCTGTATTGGCAAG GCTTTATGACGCATACAGTTTCCAGATGATCCCAGTTTTGGGAGAGGTGATTGCTGGAGACTGGAAGTCGTACCAGTATCTGGTAGAAAGCATCCGCAAGTTCCCGGACCAG ATCTTATCAAGAAACCTTTTAGCTATTTTAAGACCCTTTCCATACATCAGCTTGAGATGA